A DNA window from Niabella yanshanensis contains the following coding sequences:
- the trpB gene encoding tryptophan synthase subunit beta, which produces MQATYKEPDELGYYGEFGGAYIPEMLYPNVEELRSNYLDIINSESFQKEYRFLLKDYAGRETPLYYASRLSSKYNTNIYLKREDLCHTGAHKVNNTIGQILVAERLGKKRIIAETGAGQHGVATATVCALKGLQCIVYMGEKDIERQAPNVARMKMLGATVVPATSGSKTLKDATNEAIRDWINHPQDTFYIIGSVVGPHPYPDMVARFQSVISKEIRSQLKEKTGTELPKAVIACVGGGSNAAGTFYHFLDELSVDIIAVEAAGCGVQSGMSAATTQLGKPGILHGSKSYVMQTADGQVVEPHSISAGLDYPGIGPIHANLFATGRGRFLSATDKEALEASFELAKLEGIIPALESAHALAALKQLKFEKADNVVICLSGRGDKDMETYMQELNKK; this is translated from the coding sequence ATGCAGGCAACTTATAAAGAGCCCGATGAATTGGGTTATTATGGCGAATTCGGTGGCGCTTATATTCCCGAAATGTTATACCCAAATGTTGAGGAATTGCGCTCTAATTATCTGGACATTATTAACAGCGAATCTTTTCAGAAAGAATACCGGTTTTTATTAAAAGATTATGCAGGTCGTGAAACGCCTTTGTATTACGCGTCCCGCTTATCGTCAAAATATAATACCAATATTTATCTGAAACGGGAAGACCTGTGCCATACCGGTGCACACAAGGTGAATAATACCATTGGACAAATACTGGTAGCAGAACGGCTGGGTAAGAAAAGAATTATAGCTGAAACCGGCGCCGGCCAGCACGGTGTAGCCACTGCTACCGTTTGTGCATTAAAAGGGTTGCAGTGTATTGTATATATGGGGGAGAAGGATATTGAGCGACAGGCGCCCAACGTAGCGCGCATGAAAATGCTGGGTGCCACGGTAGTACCAGCGACCAGTGGCAGCAAAACATTGAAGGATGCCACCAATGAAGCCATCCGCGATTGGATCAATCATCCCCAGGATACTTTTTACATCATCGGCAGCGTAGTGGGGCCCCATCCTTACCCCGATATGGTAGCGCGTTTTCAAAGTGTGATCAGTAAAGAAATACGCTCACAGCTAAAAGAAAAAACAGGTACTGAGCTGCCCAAAGCGGTGATAGCCTGCGTAGGCGGGGGAAGCAACGCTGCGGGAACTTTTTATCATTTCCTGGATGAGCTTTCGGTAGATATTATTGCGGTAGAAGCTGCAGGCTGTGGGGTTCAATCCGGTATGAGCGCAGCCACCACACAATTGGGCAAGCCGGGGATTTTACATGGCAGCAAAAGCTATGTAATGCAAACTGCCGACGGACAGGTAGTAGAGCCGCATAGTATTTCTGCAGGCCTGGATTATCCGGGAATCGGCCCTATCCACGCTAATTTATTTGCTACCGGGCGGGGGCGATTTTTGTCGGCTACGGATAAAGAAGCTTTGGAGGCGTCTTTTGAACTGGCGAAACTGGAAGGAATTATCCCTGCTTTAGAAAGCGCTCACGCACTGGCAGCTTTAAAACAGCTGAAATTTGAAAAAGCTGACAACGTGGTAATTTGTTTGAGCGGCCGGGGCGATAAGGATATGGAAACCTACATGCAGGAATTAAACAAAAAATAA
- a CDS encoding 2-isopropylmalate synthase yields the protein MAQDKVFIFDTTLRDGEQVPGCKLNTEEKIKLALELETLGVDIIEAGFPVSSPGDFASVNEISKVIKNATVTGLTRAVQKDIEVAAEALKPAVRPRIHTGIGSSDNHIKYKFNTTRENIIERAIAAVKLARNLVPDVEFYAEDAGRADLQFLAQLTEAVIKAGATVVNVPDTTGFCLPHQYQEKMQYLINNVSNIDKAILSCHCHNDLGLATANSIAGAIGGARQIECTINGIGERAGNTSLEEVAMIIKKHPELGLYTNIDTTRLLPMSRLVSDTMRMVVQPNKAVVGDNAFSHSSGIHQDGFLKEATTYEIIAPEEVGADTSKIVLTARSGRSALAYRFKNLGYEFDRNQVDELYQQFLNVADAKKEVQDSDLKEMAEKVSS from the coding sequence ATGGCACAAGACAAAGTTTTTATTTTTGATACGACCTTGAGAGATGGCGAGCAGGTTCCGGGCTGCAAGCTTAATACAGAAGAGAAAATAAAACTTGCTCTTGAATTGGAAACCCTGGGAGTAGATATCATCGAAGCAGGTTTCCCTGTATCCAGTCCGGGCGATTTTGCTTCGGTAAATGAAATCTCCAAAGTAATTAAAAATGCTACCGTTACAGGTCTTACCCGTGCGGTACAAAAAGATATCGAGGTAGCTGCGGAAGCTTTAAAACCGGCAGTTCGTCCCCGTATTCATACAGGTATCGGGTCTTCCGACAATCACATAAAGTACAAATTCAATACCACCAGGGAGAATATCATTGAGCGCGCTATAGCTGCGGTGAAGCTGGCACGCAACCTGGTTCCCGATGTGGAGTTTTATGCGGAAGATGCAGGCCGTGCAGATCTCCAGTTCCTGGCACAACTTACAGAAGCTGTGATCAAGGCTGGTGCTACAGTGGTAAACGTTCCGGACACTACCGGTTTTTGCCTCCCGCACCAGTACCAGGAAAAAATGCAATACCTGATCAATAATGTGTCGAATATCGATAAAGCTATTCTTTCCTGCCATTGTCATAATGACCTGGGATTAGCTACAGCTAATTCCATTGCCGGCGCTATTGGCGGTGCCCGTCAAATTGAGTGTACCATTAATGGTATTGGGGAAAGAGCTGGTAATACTTCGCTGGAAGAAGTAGCGATGATCATTAAGAAACATCCCGAATTAGGTCTTTACACTAATATCGACACAACAAGACTATTACCCATGAGCCGCCTGGTTTCAGACACCATGCGCATGGTGGTACAACCTAATAAAGCCGTCGTCGGTGATAATGCATTTTCACACTCCTCAGGTATACACCAGGATGGGTTCTTGAAAGAAGCCACCACCTACGAAATTATCGCTCCTGAAGAAGTAGGTGCGGATACTTCTAAAATTGTGCTGACTGCCCGCAGCGGCCGCAGTGCATTAGCGTACCGTTTTAAAAACCTGGGATATGAATTCGACCGCAACCAGGTAGATGAATTATACCAGCAATTTTTAAATGTGGCGGATGCTAAGAAAGAAGTGCAGGATAGCGATCTGAAAGAAATGGCGGAGAAGGTAAGCAGTTAA
- a CDS encoding DEAD/DEAH box helicase produces the protein MNFKELNIIAPILQAIEEEGYTTATPIQTQAIPLLLEGRDVLGCAQTGTGKTAAFSIPMLQILSKRQQEKGKRNIKSLILTPTRELAIQIGDSLDAYGRHLHLRNTVIFGGVNQNKQITALAAGIDILVATPGRLLDLISQGFIRLDHIDFFVLDEADRMLDMGFVHDVNRILKLLPSNRQNLFFSATMAPEILTLANAILRNPVKVEVTPVSSTVEKISQSVYFVDRGNKNDLLVDILNNSAAETVLVFSRTKHGCDKIVRHVSKYGIKSDAIHGNKSQNNRQRALSNFKSKDIRVLVATDIAARGIDVEGMELVINYDLPNVSETYVHRIGRTGRAGKDGQAISFSDYEEKAFLKDIEKLTRQQIPVINDHPYPMEVFEIPKKSERPPRQKRGIESKNGFKGVNNNHPAKPQRPQAATENRHKKKWYGKRDRA, from the coding sequence ATGAATTTTAAAGAATTAAATATAATTGCCCCTATATTACAGGCAATTGAAGAAGAAGGTTATACAACAGCTACTCCCATTCAAACACAGGCCATTCCATTACTGCTCGAAGGCAGGGATGTGCTAGGCTGCGCGCAAACCGGAACCGGCAAAACAGCCGCTTTTTCCATTCCTATGTTACAGATACTTTCTAAAAGGCAGCAGGAAAAAGGTAAACGAAACATCAAGTCGCTGATTCTTACACCTACACGTGAACTGGCCATCCAGATAGGCGACAGCCTGGATGCTTATGGACGGCATCTGCATTTAAGAAATACGGTTATTTTTGGAGGTGTTAATCAGAACAAACAAATAACAGCGCTTGCCGCCGGTATAGATATACTGGTTGCTACACCCGGGCGTTTATTAGACCTGATCAGCCAGGGATTTATAAGGCTTGATCATATAGACTTCTTTGTGCTGGATGAAGCCGATCGTATGCTGGATATGGGGTTTGTTCACGATGTAAACAGAATATTGAAACTATTACCGTCTAACCGCCAGAACCTGTTTTTTTCAGCTACCATGGCGCCCGAGATCTTAACCCTTGCAAACGCTATTTTAAGAAACCCGGTAAAAGTGGAAGTAACACCTGTTTCTTCTACCGTTGAAAAAATATCTCAATCGGTGTATTTTGTTGACAGAGGCAACAAAAATGATTTGCTGGTAGATATACTCAACAACTCCGCCGCAGAAACAGTGCTGGTATTTAGCAGAACCAAGCACGGCTGCGATAAAATTGTTCGCCATGTTAGTAAATACGGAATTAAATCGGATGCCATTCATGGGAATAAAAGTCAGAATAACCGTCAACGGGCGCTCAGCAATTTCAAGAGTAAGGATATAAGGGTGCTGGTAGCCACTGATATTGCAGCCCGGGGTATCGATGTGGAAGGAATGGAACTGGTTATTAATTATGACCTACCCAATGTTTCTGAAACCTATGTACACCGTATTGGCCGTACGGGGAGAGCCGGTAAGGACGGGCAGGCCATATCCTTCAGCGATTATGAAGAAAAAGCCTTTTTAAAGGATATCGAAAAGTTAACCAGGCAGCAAATACCGGTTATCAATGACCATCCCTACCCAATGGAAGTTTTCGAAATCCCCAAAAAATCAGAACGCCCGCCCCGCCAGAAACGAGGCATAGAAAGCAAAAATGGTTTTAAAGGGGTAAACAACAATCATCCGGCGAAGCCGCAAAGACCGCAAGCGGCCACCGAAAATAGACATAAGAAAAAATGGTACGGCAAAAGAGACCGGGCCTAA
- the trpA gene encoding tryptophan synthase subunit alpha, with product MSRLSQVFQSGKKILNIYCTAGYPKLDSTLTVMKALQDSGADIIELGMPYSDPLADGETIQKSSAIALDNGMTMQVLFEQLAGMRQQINIPVVLMGYMNPVLQYGFEQFCADAAKAGVDGLILPDLPQHEFEKTYKAIMEKYNLNFIFLVTPETSEERIKKLDQLSSGFLYAVSSSSTTGGEKDFNEVELYLKRLQGYGLKNPILVGFGIRDKKTFYGACKYAQGAIIGSAYIKIIQHAQSPEAITRSFVQSILN from the coding sequence ATGAGCAGACTAAGCCAAGTATTTCAATCGGGGAAGAAAATTTTAAATATATATTGCACAGCGGGCTATCCTAAACTGGATAGCACATTAACAGTAATGAAGGCCTTACAGGATAGTGGCGCAGATATAATTGAACTGGGTATGCCTTATAGCGATCCATTGGCTGATGGAGAAACCATTCAAAAAAGTAGCGCGATTGCCCTGGATAACGGAATGACCATGCAGGTTTTGTTTGAACAATTGGCCGGCATGCGTCAGCAGATCAATATCCCCGTAGTATTAATGGGCTATATGAATCCTGTATTGCAGTACGGCTTTGAGCAATTTTGTGCTGACGCTGCTAAAGCAGGTGTTGATGGTTTAATACTGCCCGATCTGCCGCAACATGAATTTGAGAAAACCTACAAAGCCATCATGGAAAAATACAATCTTAATTTTATTTTCCTGGTTACTCCTGAAACTTCTGAGGAACGGATTAAAAAGCTGGATCAACTGAGCAGCGGCTTTCTTTATGCTGTTTCTTCTTCTTCGACAACTGGCGGGGAAAAGGATTTTAACGAGGTGGAGCTTTACCTGAAAAGGCTTCAGGGCTACGGATTGAAGAATCCTATATTAGTCGGTTTCGGCATCAGGGATAAGAAAACATTTTATGGCGCTTGTAAATATGCACAGGGAGCCATTATAGGGTCAGCTTATATTAAGATCATACAGCATGCACAGTCGCCCGAGGCCATTACCCGAAGTTTTGTACAAAGTATTCTTAATTAA
- a CDS encoding TlpA disulfide reductase family protein, which yields MKLVLSAALLFLLPVWAMAQKLTLSGTIAGLADNSTIVLTDLENPGTPLAESKSTGGKFTLSTQLEAPSLLGLGVGDSIKTAVFLGNEVVSVTGAVTQKVDEWKFSGSAIQNSFTEFQNLFVPKFSRLSALIQQLQSGDGSDAVRTGLDSATNDIQVSLDNFIAKNPASPVSTLAILSTINLTEDVAVLEKRMNSLKPAALSNVFGGQLKQAVVNAKFNSVGSIALDFSQTDTTGKQVTLSQFKGKYVLVDFWASWCGPCRKENHFLVKTFNKYKDKNFTVLGVSLDEEKEEWLKAIAKDELKWTQVSDLKGWENEVAQKYKITSIPRNLLVGPDGKIVAKDLRGDALDEKLEEILGK from the coding sequence ATGAAATTAGTTTTATCAGCAGCTCTTCTGTTTTTATTGCCGGTTTGGGCAATGGCTCAAAAGCTTACGCTTAGCGGCACAATAGCCGGTTTGGCAGATAACAGCACGATAGTGTTAACCGATCTTGAAAATCCGGGCACCCCTCTTGCTGAAAGTAAGTCCACAGGGGGAAAGTTTACGCTTTCAACACAACTCGAAGCGCCGTCTTTGTTGGGGTTAGGTGTAGGCGATAGTATTAAAACGGCTGTTTTCCTGGGTAACGAAGTGGTAAGCGTTACAGGCGCTGTTACTCAGAAGGTTGATGAATGGAAATTTTCGGGCTCAGCCATACAAAATAGTTTTACAGAGTTTCAGAATCTCTTTGTACCTAAGTTCAGCAGGTTAAGCGCATTGATACAGCAGTTACAGTCTGGTGATGGAAGTGATGCGGTAAGGACGGGATTGGACAGCGCGACCAACGACATTCAGGTATCCCTGGACAATTTTATTGCAAAAAATCCAGCGTCGCCGGTAAGCACATTGGCGATTTTGTCAACCATCAATCTAACAGAAGATGTCGCCGTGCTGGAGAAAAGAATGAATAGTTTAAAGCCTGCTGCTTTGAGCAATGTCTTTGGCGGACAGTTAAAGCAGGCGGTTGTTAATGCTAAATTTAATTCGGTGGGAAGTATTGCTTTAGATTTTTCGCAGACTGACACCACTGGAAAGCAGGTAACCCTTTCGCAATTCAAAGGCAAATATGTGTTGGTAGATTTTTGGGCCAGCTGGTGCGGCCCCTGCCGGAAAGAGAACCATTTTCTGGTGAAGACATTTAATAAATACAAGGACAAAAACTTTACCGTACTGGGCGTTTCTTTAGATGAAGAAAAAGAGGAGTGGCTGAAGGCGATTGCTAAAGATGAATTGAAATGGACTCAGGTGAGTGATTTGAAGGGATGGGAAAATGAAGTAGCCCAGAAATATAAGATTACCTCTATTCCCCGTAATTTACTGGTGGGTCCTGATGGAAAAATTGTTGCGAAGGATTTACGTGGTGATGCCCTTGATGAAAAGCTGGAAGAGATACTGGGTAAATAG